One window of Paroedura picta isolate Pp20150507F chromosome 2, Ppicta_v3.0, whole genome shotgun sequence genomic DNA carries:
- the RPAP1 gene encoding RNA polymerase II-associated protein 1, giving the protein MLPRPKPGESEADLLKFQNQFLASKASPAVKVVKKADKRRGDGGNGVEERLPLQHNRDVVSLDDFPEVPPTLPGPPKKSKFRSTHVHFEDPEGQLDHSDEHITAVLSKIIEHDTSAGSVTIPLSTGDPFPRVFHRSEIKTEAKPGAGRRSIFSQMIAAKRAAEVAQASPVAEQNSEWTTPDSAPPSVALRMEEEKFVDALHTQRPHIVTGEGLGSLVGEQEAQKIHEENLKRLQSMSKEEILEEQKRLLAQLDPNLIAFLKTRRGIDTSQKGEEKMQLETPEKLVHLETWSKSQDAAEKIAETPFSQEPAMDEESDPEDSQRTKACVTGGNLPLTPQKEWLHMDSVELEKLEWMKDLPHPRQRKTRKGMQARFSLKGELIPPDKDFPTYLGLHHHGEEAERAGYSLQELFHLSRSQVIQQRTLALHVLGHVVQKAKAGEFASLLKGSVLRVLLDAGFLFLLRFSLDDTVDNVIAAAVHALHALLVSSDDEEYLDKTFSWYQGMAVYPFIPNKEEEEEEVDDEDDNEQTPMENKLGRKSKDENKPDPEVARYDVIKGLLKTKILHRLRYILEIMKPVPLVVLEILDILIHVARHSTEVCSQVLDCPRLIETVVREFIPIQWDPRVAEPGQLLSSVYGVPCAAAMKLIRVLASGGRNAAARLLNKYEMKNRLSRFIAEDPKDLSLRREEAIRLSTEAFRLWAVAAGYGQACDLYRDLYPVLVKMIPPLSHLVKSSEESKSVYNLSMERATAMVTFLSQVTQTAGCRAELQAQLSRSGPKDGDQIPPPPVSWSQVSGFRPLIETNLKKCLKEVSEPHTWQALQPLTTAYVIYLGLYYDNCSQQTSVNIVDCLEEVERLTFEVVLPFLSQPAMHNQWEMLRPCSVLCNPLSCSPAPESVASIVSLGCTGGKPPASLVGSKSPFAFLTALLALVNSITHIHKGLIGKYVSVLDAKGLNDYLLQSWTTGPPSLCHSSVWLLRHEYHLQYFVLSLAQKMADACPDYGQHASLHHCVAMVLLSRLLPGSEHLAHELLLGLAFHPKLIPEGQAGGPEAADFSDILHLSSRAKLTQPGSAAALSPHRSRGALLKEAYQHLPSIRACYLSQLLYLEPALARSRAAYQGRTHLIQSMLLPEARGPTLPSDWPFLPLISLYNKVTGAETWWAVMKSFPVDLVNVITQSLQWVLLLETWRARILQGISAAAKLARLMCVFLTGSDLFLEGAVHSYTAALLSLYCRSKFLDSLNLDAPLPGLASFYDLYINLLEHFEGVSFGDPLFGTFVLLPLQRRFPVQLRLAVFGEHVSALRALGVPLQQFPVPLELYLSPLEDNLNLVRKYFQTLVTGVLRQSWCPVLYVVAVAHVNSFIFSQESTTQEIDVARRNMLQKTWLLADEVLKRHILYYKLPNKDSPVGFDLYEQLPPIRLKQLHTVTKKEHKEGTSLPHL; this is encoded by the exons GCAAAGCCAGGAGCTGGAAGGAGAAGTATCTTTTCTCAAATGATAGCTGCTAAGAGAGCAGCTGAAGTAGCTCAGGCATCTCCTGTAGCTGAGCAGAACTCAGAATGGACAACGCCAGATTCTGCCCCACCATCTGTGGCCTTAAGAATGGAAGAAG AAAAGTTTGTTGATGCCTTGCATACTCAGCGGCCTCATATAGTCACTGGTGAAGGCCTTGGAAGCCTGGTTGGTGAGCAGGAAGCTCAAAAAATCCATGAGGAGAATTTGAAGAGACTACAGTCTATGTCCAAGGAAGAAATATTGGAGGAGCAGAAGCGACTGCTGGCTCAGTTAG ACCCCAATTTAATCGCTTTCTTAAAGACACGACGTGGTATTGACACAAGTcagaaaggagaagagaaaaTGCAATTAGAGACGCCAGAAAAGCTTGTGCATTTGGAAACGTGGTCCAAATCTCAGGATGCGGCTGAGAAAATAGCGGAAACTCCTTTCTCTCAGGAGCCAGCAATGGATGAGGAATCAGACCCAGAAGACTCCCAGAGGACTAAAGCTTGTGTCACAG GTGGCAATCTTCCTCTAACACCTCAGAAAGAATGGCTCCACATGGACAGTGTGGAGCTTGAGAAGCTGGAGTGGATGAAGGACCTTCCCCATCCTCGGCAGAGGAAAACTAGAAAG GGGATGCAAGCACGCTTCAGTCTGAAGGGGGAACTTATTCCTCCCGATAAAGACTTCCCTACATATCTGGGCCTGCATCACCATGGAGAAGAAGCAGAG AGAGCTGGCTATTCACTCCAAGAGCTCTTCCATTTGTCTCGCAGCCAGGTGATTCAGCAAAGGACTCTGGCTTTGCATGTTCTTGGTCACGTTGTCCAGAAG GCCAAAGCAGGAGAGTTTGCTTCATTGCTGAAGGGAAGTGTTCTCCGTGTGCTGCTTGATGCTGGTTTCCTCTTCTTGCTTCGTTTCTCCCTGGATGATACAGTGGATAATGTCATTGCAGCTGCTGTCCACGCCCTCCATGCACTGTTGGTCTCTTCAGATGATGAG GAGTATCTGGACAAAACCTTCTCATGGTACCAGGGCATGGCTGTGTATCCTTTTATCCcaaacaaagaggaagaagaagaagaagtggatgATGAAGATGACAATGAACAGACTCCAATGGAAAATAAATTAGGAAGAAAATCAAAGGATGAGAACAAGCCGgatccagaagtggcacgatatGATGTTATAAAG GGACTTCTGAAGACCAAGATTCTTCACCGTCTGAGATATATTCTGGAAATCATGAAGCCTGTTCCTTTGGTGGTCCTGGAGATTCTAGATATTCTCATCCATGTAGCAAGGCACTCTACAGAAGTATGCAGTCAG GTCCTGGATTGCCCTCGTTTGATTGAGACGGTTGTCAGAGAGTTCATCCCTATCCAGTGGGATCCAAGAGTCGCTGAACCGGGGCAGCTTCTTTCTAGTGTATATGGGGTTCCTTGTGCTGCGGCCATGAAGCTGATTAGAGTACTGGCCTCTGGAGGgaggaatgcagctgccaggctg CTTAATAAGTATGAGATGAAGAATCGGCTGAGTCGATTCATAGCTGAAGACCCCAAAGACCTTTCTctgaggagagaggaggccaTAAGGCTGAGCACTGAAGCATTCCGCTTGTGGGCTGTGGCAGCTGGCTATGGGCAGGCCTGTGATCTCTACAG ggATCTCTATCCTGTTCTAGTGAAGATGATCCCACCCCTATCCCATTTGGTGAAGAGTTCTGAGGAGAGTAAATCTGTATATAATCTTTCTATGGAGAGAGCCACTGCCATGGTGACCTTCCTTTCCCAAGTAACACAGACTGCAGGCTGCAGAGCAGAACTACAGGCACAGCTCAGCAG GAGTGGCCCCAAAGACGGAGATCAGATTCCTCCTCCACCGGTCTCCTGGAGTCAGGTGTCAGGTTTCAGGCCCCTCATTGAAACTAACTTGAAAAAATGTCTGAAAGAAGTATCTGAACCGCATACCTGGCAGGCACTGCAGCCTCTCACAACAGCCTACGTGATCTACCTGGGGTTGTATTATGACAATTGCAGTCAGCAG ACGTCAGTAAATATTGTAGACTGCCTAGAGGAAGTGGAGCGTCTAACATTTGAGGTGGTGTTGCCTttcctcagccagccagccatgcaTAACCAGTGGGAAATGCTCAG GCCATGCTCAGTTCTGTGCAATCCTTTGTCCTGTTCTCCAGCCCCAGAGTCTGTCGCCAGTATTGTGTCTCTGGGTTGCACTGGAGGCAAGCCCCCAGCAAGTTTGGTGGGCTCGAAATCGCCCTTCGCCTTTCTTACTGCCCTCCTTGCCCTTGTCAACAGCATCACTCACATCCATAAAGGGCTGATAGGCAAG TATGTCTCTGTGCTAGATGCCAAGGGTCTGAATGACTACCTACTCCAGAGTTGGACCACTGGGCCACCTTCTCTGTGCCATTCCTCAGTGTGGCTCTTGCGCCATGAATACCACCTGCAGTATTTTGTGCTTTCACTGGCTCAGAAAATG GCAGATGCTTGTCCGGATTATGGCCAACATGCTTCCCTCCATCACTGTGTTGCCATGGTTTTGTTAAGCCGTTTATTGCCCGGCAGTGAGCACCTGGCTCATGAACTCCTGTTGGGCCTTGCCTTCCATCCAAAATTAATTCC TGAAGGCCAAGCAGGCGGCCCAGAAGCTGCTGACTTCTCAGACATCCTGCACCTCAGTTCAAGGGCAAAGCTGACCCAGCCAGGTTCCGCAGCTGCCCTTTCTCCCCACCGCAGCCGTGGAGCCTTACTGAAAGAAGCATACCAGCATCTCCCATCCATCCGAGCTTGCTATCTTTCTCAGCTTCTTTACTTGGAGCCTGCACTTGCTCGTTCCAGAGCTGCCTATCAAGGAAGAACTCACCTTATCCAATCCATGCTCCTTCCTGAGGCGAGAGGACCCACCCTACCTTCTGACTGGCCTTTCCTCCCACTTATTAGCCTCTATAACAAAGTGACTGGTGCAGAAACATGGTGGGCTGTCATGAAATCTTTTCCTGTGGACCTGGTGAACGTCATAACCCAGAGCTTGCAGTGGGTCCTCCTCTTGGAGACCTGGAGAGCCAGAATCCTTCAGGGAATCTCAGCCGCAGCTAAACTTGCAAGACTTATGTGTGTCTTCCTGACTGGCAGCGACTTGTTCTTGGAAGGTGCCGTCCATAGCTACACAGCTGCTCTCCTCTCACTTTACTGTCGCAGCAAATTCCTGGACTCCTTGAACTTGGATGCTCCCCTCCCTGGTTTAGCTTCTTTCTATGACCTGTACATCAACCTCCTGGAACATTTTGAAGGTGTTTCTTTTGGAGACCCCCTCTTTGGAACCTTTGTGCTTCTTCCTTTACAAAGGCGGTTCCCTGTCCAGCTGAGGCTGGCTGTCTTCGGAGAGCACGTAAGCGCCCTGCGAGCGCTAGGAGTCCCACTCCAGCAG TTTCCAGTACCTCTGGAGCTATACCTTTCCCCACTGGAGGACAATCTGAATCTTGTAAGGAAATATTTCCAGACCCTGGTCACAGGTGTCTTGCGGCAGAGCTGGTGCCCTGTGCTTTATGTGGTTGCTGTGGCTCATGTGAACAGTTTCATCTTCTCTCAGGAAAGCACCACACAG GAGATTGATGTTGCCCGAAGAAACATGTTGCAGAAGACCTGGCTGTTGGCAGATGAG GTGTTAAAGAGACATATTCTCTACTACAAGTTGCCCAACAAGGATAGCCCAGTAGGTTTTGACCTTTATGAACAGCTTCCTCCTATTCGACTGAAGCAGCTGCACACAGTGACCAAGAAGGAGCATAAAGAAGGCACGTCACTGCCACATTTGTAA